The following coding sequences are from one Mesorhizobium onobrychidis window:
- a CDS encoding Vgb family protein, which produces MKRSAAEVLREYGPFPGVDQVAGVTFDGQHVWFASGDRLNALDPASGKVVRAIDVAAHAGTAFDGQHLFQIAEDRIQKIDPKTGQVLATIPAPGGGGDSGLAWAEGTLWVGQNRGRKIHQIDPQTGAVLRTIDSNRIVTGVTWIDGELWHGTWEGDESDVRRIDPETGKVLEKLEMPPGTGVSGLESDGSDQFFCGGGNSGKVRAIRRPRRGSTSK; this is translated from the coding sequence ATGAAGCGATCTGCAGCCGAAGTCCTCCGCGAATATGGACCCTTTCCGGGTGTCGACCAGGTGGCTGGGGTTACGTTCGACGGTCAGCACGTCTGGTTTGCGTCCGGAGACAGGCTGAACGCCTTGGATCCTGCGAGCGGGAAGGTGGTGCGCGCGATCGATGTCGCCGCGCACGCAGGAACGGCCTTCGACGGTCAGCACCTGTTCCAGATCGCCGAAGATCGCATCCAGAAGATCGACCCGAAGACCGGCCAAGTGCTGGCCACGATCCCGGCGCCAGGTGGCGGCGGCGACTCCGGGCTCGCCTGGGCCGAAGGGACACTTTGGGTTGGGCAGAATCGCGGTCGCAAAATCCATCAGATCGATCCCCAAACAGGGGCAGTTCTTCGCACAATCGATTCCAACCGTATCGTCACAGGGGTCACCTGGATCGACGGCGAACTCTGGCACGGCACCTGGGAAGGTGACGAGAGCGACGTCAGGCGGATAGATCCTGAAACGGGAAAGGTCCTGGAGAAGCTCGAGATGCCGCCTGGAACAGGCGTGTCGGGGCTCGAGTCCGATGGTAGCGATCAGTTCTTCTGCGGCGGTGGAAACAGCGGCAAGGTGAGAGCCATCCGCCGGCCGAGGCGAGGCTCCACGAGCAAGTAA
- a CDS encoding mandelate racemase/muconate lactonizing enzyme family protein, which translates to MAKIEKVELRMVDLVPKVKRTDAIQSFVSQETPIVTITDADGAVGTGYSYTIGTGGSSVMRLLADHLAPRLIGRDADMIEAIWHEHEFATHATTIGAITAIALAAIDTSLWDLRAKKQNLPLWKLAGGAKDRCPLYTTEGGWLHIETEALVEDALAAKAKGFRGSKVKIGKPHSSEDLARLTAVRQAVGSSYEIMTDCNQGFSVDEAIRRTERLRDLDLAWIEEPLPADDIDGHVRLSNATSTPIAIGESLYSIRHFREYMQKGGCSIVQVDVGRIGGITPWLKVAHAAETFDIPVCPHFLMELHVSLTCAIQNGRYVEYIPQLDELTAKKMRIENGHALAPDEPGIGIDWDWDAVKAKSIAEFTTDIKK; encoded by the coding sequence ATGGCAAAGATCGAAAAAGTCGAACTGCGCATGGTCGATCTGGTGCCGAAGGTCAAGCGCACCGATGCGATCCAGAGTTTTGTCAGCCAGGAGACGCCGATCGTCACTATCACCGACGCCGACGGCGCGGTCGGCACCGGCTACAGCTACACGATCGGCACTGGCGGCTCCTCGGTGATGCGGCTGTTGGCCGACCATCTCGCGCCGCGGCTCATCGGCCGCGACGCTGACATGATCGAGGCGATCTGGCACGAGCACGAATTTGCCACCCACGCCACGACGATCGGCGCGATCACGGCAATCGCGCTCGCGGCCATCGATACGTCGCTGTGGGATCTCAGGGCGAAGAAGCAAAACCTGCCGCTGTGGAAGCTGGCCGGCGGCGCCAAGGACCGCTGTCCGCTCTACACGACCGAAGGCGGCTGGCTGCACATCGAGACCGAGGCGCTGGTCGAGGACGCGCTGGCCGCCAAGGCCAAGGGTTTTCGCGGCTCGAAGGTCAAGATCGGCAAGCCGCACAGCTCAGAGGATCTCGCCCGGCTGACCGCGGTGCGCCAGGCGGTCGGCTCATCCTACGAGATCATGACCGACTGCAACCAGGGCTTTTCGGTCGACGAGGCGATCCGCCGGACGGAGCGGCTGCGCGATCTCGACCTCGCCTGGATCGAGGAACCGCTGCCGGCCGACGACATAGACGGCCATGTGCGGCTGTCGAATGCGACGTCGACGCCGATCGCCATTGGCGAGTCGCTCTATTCGATCCGGCATTTCCGAGAATATATGCAAAAAGGCGGCTGCTCGATCGTGCAGGTCGATGTCGGCCGCATCGGCGGCATCACGCCGTGGCTGAAGGTCGCGCATGCGGCCGAGACGTTCGACATCCCGGTCTGCCCGCATTTCCTGATGGAACTGCATGTCAGCCTGACTTGCGCCATTCAGAATGGCCGATATGTCGAGTATATTCCCCAGCTTGACGAACTGACCGCCAAGAAAATGCGCATCGAGAACGGGCACGCATTGGCGCCGGACGAGCCCGGCATCGGCATCGACTGGGACTGGGACGCCGTCAAGGCGAAGAGCATCGCGGAATTCACGACCGATATAAAAAAATAG
- the ehuA gene encoding ectoine/hydroxyectoine ABC transporter ATP-binding protein EhuA: MTEQPMVRFDNVSKRYGALTVLDGLNLEIARGEKVSIIGPSGSGKTTVLRMLMTLETINDGVIWVEGQPLTHMERNGKLVPADLAHIRKIRAKIGMVFQSFNLFPHMTAMQNCIEAPITVLGMKRADAEARAAELLDMVGLSEKKDHYPSQLSGGQQQRVAIARACAMRPKIMLFDEVTSALDPELVGEVLEVIRKLGREHDLTMLMVTHQMGFAKEFSDRVCFFHAGKICEQGPPSELFGAPKNERTRQFLHAVLEAG, encoded by the coding sequence ATGACGGAACAACCGATGGTCCGCTTCGACAATGTTTCGAAACGCTACGGCGCGCTGACCGTTCTCGACGGGCTCAATCTGGAAATAGCACGCGGCGAGAAGGTCTCCATCATCGGCCCGTCCGGCTCCGGCAAGACGACGGTGCTGCGCATGCTGATGACGCTGGAGACGATCAATGACGGCGTCATCTGGGTCGAAGGCCAGCCGCTCACCCACATGGAGAGGAACGGCAAGCTTGTTCCCGCCGATCTCGCACACATCCGCAAGATCCGCGCCAAGATCGGCATGGTGTTCCAGTCGTTCAACCTGTTCCCGCACATGACGGCGATGCAGAACTGCATCGAGGCCCCGATAACCGTGCTCGGCATGAAGCGGGCCGATGCTGAGGCGCGTGCGGCCGAACTGCTCGACATGGTCGGCTTGTCGGAGAAGAAGGACCACTATCCCTCGCAGCTCTCCGGCGGCCAGCAGCAGCGTGTCGCCATCGCCCGCGCTTGCGCCATGCGGCCCAAGATCATGCTGTTCGACGAAGTGACCTCGGCACTCGACCCCGAACTCGTCGGCGAAGTGCTTGAAGTCATCCGAAAACTCGGTAGGGAACATGACCTCACCATGCTGATGGTCACCCACCAGATGGGATTTGCCAAGGAATTCTCCGATCGCGTCTGCTTTTTCCATGCCGGCAAGATCTGCGAGCAGGGGCCGCCAAGCGAGTTGTTCGGCGCCCCCAAGAACGAGCGGACACGGCAGTTCCTGCACGCTGTCCTGGAGGCTGGATGA
- the ehuB gene encoding ectoine/hydroxyectoine ABC transporter substrate-binding protein EhuB has translation MFKSSISRRMVVKAAACLALAATSLTALPAYAETTLERAKKDGYIRVGFANEAPFGYATPDGKLTGEAPEVAKAVLAKMGIAQVDGVLTEFGSLIPGLKAGRFDIIAAGMFINPKRCAEINFSEPSYGIGQAMLVAKGNPKGVKDFSSIKENPDLKLAVMAGAVGGGYAKDAGVADGQIVALPDQSSLVAAVQSGRADAAALTALSIADMAKKADGVESTKPFGEVAGKSVKGHGGFGFRKEDTDLQEAFNAELKTFLGSPEHIALVEPLGFGKDYLPNKTTAELCAGK, from the coding sequence ATGTTCAAATCATCGATATCGCGCCGGATGGTCGTGAAAGCCGCCGCCTGCCTCGCGCTTGCCGCGACATCACTCACGGCGCTGCCCGCTTATGCGGAAACGACCCTCGAACGGGCCAAGAAGGACGGCTACATCCGCGTCGGCTTTGCCAACGAGGCGCCGTTCGGTTACGCCACGCCTGACGGCAAGCTGACCGGCGAAGCGCCGGAAGTTGCCAAGGCGGTGCTCGCCAAGATGGGTATCGCGCAGGTTGACGGCGTGCTGACCGAATTCGGTTCGCTTATTCCGGGTCTCAAGGCCGGCCGCTTCGATATTATCGCCGCCGGCATGTTCATCAATCCGAAGCGCTGCGCCGAGATCAATTTCTCCGAGCCGTCCTACGGCATCGGTCAGGCTATGCTGGTGGCAAAAGGCAATCCGAAGGGCGTGAAGGACTTTTCCAGCATCAAGGAAAACCCGGATCTCAAGCTCGCCGTGATGGCCGGCGCCGTCGGGGGCGGCTATGCCAAGGACGCTGGCGTCGCCGATGGGCAGATCGTTGCCTTGCCCGACCAGTCCAGCCTGGTCGCCGCCGTCCAGTCGGGCCGCGCGGACGCTGCCGCACTAACCGCTCTTTCGATCGCCGACATGGCCAAGAAGGCCGACGGCGTCGAATCGACCAAGCCGTTCGGCGAGGTTGCCGGCAAGTCGGTGAAAGGCCATGGCGGCTTCGGCTTCCGCAAGGAAGATACCGATCTGCAGGAGGCGTTCAACGCGGAGCTGAAGACGTTCCTCGGTTCGCCGGAGCACATCGCGCTGGTCGAGCCGCTCGGCTTCGGCAAGGACTACCTCCCCAACAAGACCACCGCGGAGCTTTGCGCGGGCAAATAG
- a CDS encoding Gfo/Idh/MocA family protein, translated as MTDGVFDPASLSQAWAQPSNPRPIVIFGAGSIVGDAHFPAYGKAGFPVAGLFDPDQAKAEKLAAKWGVTAYRSVDEAAAIKNAVFDLATPPARHAGVLRALPDGAVALVQKPMGSDLTEATEILEICRSKKLKAAVNFQLRFAPMMLALKDAIAKGWLGDVVDFDAWLALATPWQLWEFLLKAARVEIAMHSIHYLDLIRQLLGDPGGVHAKTLGHPNHKVAQTRTSAILDYGDTVRCALSINHDHKFGRKHQACEFRICGTAGAAYLKLGLNLDYPRGEPDILEIYPKGGSDWVTVPLVGEWFPDAFVGRMANVQRYALGEDAELVSSVEDAWSTMALVEAAYQSSAAPATPIGARP; from the coding sequence ATGACTGATGGCGTTTTCGATCCTGCCTCGCTCTCCCAGGCGTGGGCACAGCCGTCGAACCCCAGGCCGATTGTGATTTTCGGCGCCGGGTCGATCGTCGGCGATGCGCATTTCCCGGCCTATGGGAAAGCCGGCTTCCCGGTCGCCGGGCTTTTCGATCCCGATCAGGCCAAGGCGGAAAAGCTCGCGGCAAAATGGGGTGTCACCGCTTACCGGTCGGTCGATGAGGCCGCGGCGATCAAGAACGCCGTCTTCGACCTAGCGACGCCGCCGGCTCGTCATGCCGGCGTGCTCAGGGCGTTGCCCGACGGTGCAGTGGCGCTGGTCCAGAAACCGATGGGCAGCGACCTCACCGAGGCGACCGAGATCCTTGAAATCTGTCGCTCCAAAAAATTGAAGGCGGCGGTGAATTTCCAGCTCCGCTTCGCGCCGATGATGCTGGCGCTGAAGGATGCGATCGCCAAGGGCTGGCTGGGCGACGTGGTCGATTTCGACGCTTGGCTGGCGCTTGCCACTCCCTGGCAACTCTGGGAGTTCCTGCTGAAGGCGGCGCGCGTCGAGATCGCCATGCATTCGATCCATTATCTCGACCTGATCCGGCAATTGCTCGGCGATCCCGGAGGGGTTCACGCCAAGACGCTCGGCCATCCCAACCACAAGGTCGCGCAAACGCGCACCAGTGCGATCCTCGACTATGGCGACACCGTGCGCTGCGCGCTGTCGATCAATCACGATCATAAATTTGGCCGAAAACACCAGGCCTGCGAGTTCCGCATCTGCGGCACCGCGGGAGCCGCCTATCTCAAACTCGGGCTCAATCTCGACTATCCGCGCGGCGAGCCGGATATCCTTGAAATCTATCCGAAGGGCGGCTCAGACTGGGTTACAGTGCCGCTCGTCGGCGAATGGTTTCCGGACGCCTTTGTCGGCCGCATGGCCAATGTCCAGCGCTACGCGTTAGGCGAGGATGCCGAACTTGTCAGTTCCGTCGAGGACGCCTGGAGCACCATGGCACTGGTTGAAGCCGCCTACCAATCGAGCGCGGCGCCGGCAACACCGATCGGGGCGAGGCCCTGA
- a CDS encoding helix-turn-helix domain-containing protein — protein sequence MDSLITAAARALATGDPLGALKRVALRDDAPALALRGIAMAQLGDLVRAKALLKSAARAFGPKEAVARARCVVAEAEIALVSRDLGWPAKALDAARATLEKHGDHVNAAHARNLEARRLLLIGRLDEAESRLAGFDPTTLPAASRAAHELVIAGLAIRRLRTKAARVALARAEHAARQADIPALTAEVEGASLVMDTPAARLIARGEERPLLLEEVEALLASGALVVDACRNVVRDAGMIVSLATRPVLFALARTLGEAWPADVPRSTLVARAFGGKHADESHRARLRVEVGRLRVELRSLADVSATKRGFALKPRRPRDVVVLAPPVDEQHAAVLAFLADGESWSSSALAIALGASSRTVQRSLEQLAAAGKVQSFGRGRARRWMTPPVPGFPTILLLPGSLSGY from the coding sequence ATGGACTCGCTGATCACCGCTGCGGCGCGCGCTCTCGCAACGGGTGATCCCCTCGGCGCATTGAAGCGGGTCGCCCTGCGTGACGATGCGCCTGCGCTTGCGCTGCGCGGCATTGCGATGGCGCAGCTCGGCGATCTCGTTCGCGCAAAGGCTCTCCTCAAAAGTGCTGCGCGCGCCTTCGGTCCGAAGGAGGCCGTGGCCCGCGCGAGGTGCGTCGTCGCCGAAGCCGAGATCGCACTCGTCTCGCGCGACCTGGGTTGGCCGGCGAAGGCACTCGACGCCGCGCGGGCCACGCTTGAAAAGCACGGCGACCACGTCAATGCCGCGCATGCGCGCAATCTCGAGGCTCGGCGCCTGCTCCTGATCGGACGCCTCGACGAGGCCGAGAGCAGGCTCGCCGGGTTCGACCCCACAACGCTCCCAGCCGCGTCGAGGGCCGCCCACGAGTTGGTGATTGCGGGGCTGGCGATTCGCCGCCTCCGGACCAAGGCGGCGCGCGTCGCGCTCGCGCGGGCCGAGCACGCCGCGCGCCAGGCGGACATTCCCGCGCTGACGGCCGAGGTTGAAGGCGCATCCCTCGTGATGGACACACCCGCGGCGCGCCTGATCGCCCGTGGTGAGGAGCGCCCGCTCCTGCTTGAGGAGGTCGAAGCGCTGCTGGCGTCGGGGGCGCTCGTCGTCGATGCCTGCCGCAATGTCGTGCGTGACGCCGGCATGATCGTCTCGCTCGCGACGCGCCCGGTCTTGTTCGCGCTTGCACGCACGCTGGGTGAAGCCTGGCCCGCAGACGTGCCGAGGAGCACGCTCGTCGCCCGCGCCTTCGGCGGCAAGCACGCCGATGAATCGCATCGCGCCCGTTTGCGGGTCGAAGTCGGCCGGCTTCGCGTAGAGCTGCGGTCACTGGCGGATGTGAGCGCGACCAAGCGAGGCTTTGCGCTTAAGCCGCGCCGCCCACGCGATGTCGTGGTGCTGGCGCCGCCCGTCGACGAGCAGCATGCAGCAGTGCTCGCCTTCCTCGCCGACGGCGAATCGTGGTCGAGCTCGGCGCTCGCAATTGCGCTCGGAGCCAGCTCGCGCACCGTGCAGCGATCGCTCGAGCAGCTTGCGGCAGCAGGCAAGGTGCAGTCGTTCGGTCGCGGGCGAGCGCGTCGCTGGATGACCCCACCAGTACCGGGATTCCCGACAATCTTGTTACTCCCCGGTTCACTCTCGGGCTACTAG
- the ehuD gene encoding ectoine/hydroxyectoine ABC transporter permease subunit EhuD, whose amino-acid sequence MIWDWAFAFEILPVLARAAIVSIEATLIGFALAASLGLVLAVVRIAVPWTGWTISVLVELIRSTPLLIQIFFLYFVFPKFGVVLDAFTAGVLAIGIHYAAYCSEVYRAGFDNIHRGQWEASVALNLSAWTTFRDIIIPQAIPPIVPALGNYLVALFKETPLLSAIAVLELMQTAKIIGSETFRYTEPMTLVGLFFLAMSLVSAALIRSLEGLLNRRTMR is encoded by the coding sequence ATGATCTGGGACTGGGCATTTGCTTTTGAAATCCTGCCGGTGCTCGCCCGCGCTGCCATCGTTTCCATCGAGGCGACGCTGATCGGCTTTGCGCTTGCCGCCTCGCTTGGCCTGGTGCTGGCGGTCGTCCGCATCGCCGTGCCGTGGACCGGCTGGACGATTTCGGTGCTGGTCGAACTGATCCGGTCGACCCCGCTGCTGATCCAGATATTCTTTCTCTATTTCGTCTTTCCGAAATTTGGCGTCGTGCTCGACGCCTTCACCGCCGGGGTGCTTGCCATCGGCATCCACTACGCAGCCTATTGTTCCGAGGTCTATCGCGCCGGTTTCGACAACATCCATCGTGGCCAGTGGGAAGCCTCGGTCGCACTCAATCTGTCAGCCTGGACGACGTTCCGCGACATCATCATTCCGCAGGCGATCCCGCCGATCGTTCCGGCGCTCGGCAACTATCTGGTTGCCTTGTTCAAGGAGACGCCATTGCTTTCCGCAATCGCCGTGCTGGAGCTGATGCAGACGGCCAAGATCATCGGCTCCGAAACCTTCCGCTACACTGAGCCGATGACGCTGGTCGGCCTGTTCTTTCTTGCCATGAGCCTGGTTTCTGCCGCGCTCATTCGCTCCCTCGAAGGCCTGCTCAACCGGAGGACCATGCGATGA
- a CDS encoding DUF899 domain-containing protein: MPTHRTGTREEWLAARLDLLKAEKELTRQSDEVARRRQELPWVRIDKDYRFETDEGSASLADLFRGRSQLLVYHFMFGPDYTAGCPACSAIADGFDGFVVHLANHDVTLSAVSRAPLAKLQAYKRRMGWTFPWASSHGSDFNFDFDVSFTEEQQREEGIEYNYVREAPLAEIPSRTTADGSETFAAMSGTDMATYTRERPGMSAFVLEDGVVYHAYSTYARGLDGLWGMYQWLDRAPQGRNETGVWWRRHDEYGQG; the protein is encoded by the coding sequence ATGCCGACACACAGGACCGGAACACGTGAGGAGTGGCTGGCAGCGCGGCTTGATCTGCTCAAGGCGGAGAAGGAGCTCACGCGACAAAGCGACGAGGTGGCGCGGCGGCGGCAGGAATTGCCTTGGGTTCGGATCGACAAGGATTACCGATTCGAGACCGACGAAGGCAGCGCTTCACTGGCAGACCTTTTCAGGGGACGCTCGCAGCTCCTCGTCTACCACTTCATGTTCGGGCCTGATTACACGGCCGGCTGTCCGGCCTGCTCAGCGATCGCGGATGGATTCGACGGCTTCGTCGTCCACCTGGCCAACCACGACGTCACGCTTTCGGCGGTATCGCGGGCACCGCTCGCGAAGCTGCAGGCGTACAAGCGGCGGATGGGATGGACGTTCCCCTGGGCCTCCTCACACGGCAGCGACTTCAACTTCGACTTCGACGTTTCGTTCACCGAGGAGCAGCAGCGCGAGGAAGGCATCGAATACAACTATGTCCGCGAGGCGCCTCTCGCCGAGATACCCTCGCGTACGACTGCCGACGGCTCCGAGACGTTCGCTGCAATGAGCGGAACGGACATGGCCACGTACACGCGCGAGAGGCCAGGCATGAGCGCATTCGTGCTCGAGGACGGCGTCGTCTACCACGCCTATTCCACCTATGCGCGCGGACTGGACGGCCTCTGGGGCATGTATCAGTGGCTCGACCGCGCGCCCCAAGGGCGTAACGAGACGGGCGTCTGGTGGCGCCGCCACGACGAGTACGGCCAGGGCTGA
- a CDS encoding GntR family transcriptional regulator translates to MTLETDATPLAVTAAPPRPLSARERFERIYRILRDRICLLDYAPGSHLSEEELAQEFQISRTPVRRVLARLESEGLVQSVHGVGTIVTDVDIEELQQVYHLRLELALLVGKLSPIPRTADDLDRIRALIARCDSDVLNPDQRAFLRLNMDFFYELTAMTGNQPLREISERLYFQVARVVLKMMPQLGLVEEFTAFRREMEEVLAAAEIGDWESIGHIRRAHISMSFRRMMRHAGEVSTSGETL, encoded by the coding sequence ATGACGCTTGAGACGGATGCCACGCCCCTAGCCGTGACCGCCGCGCCGCCGCGTCCGCTTTCGGCGCGGGAGCGGTTCGAGCGTATCTACCGGATACTGCGCGACCGCATCTGCCTGCTCGACTACGCGCCGGGTAGCCATCTCTCCGAGGAAGAGCTTGCCCAGGAATTCCAGATCAGCCGCACGCCGGTTCGCCGTGTCCTGGCGCGCCTCGAATCCGAGGGTCTGGTTCAATCCGTCCATGGTGTCGGCACGATCGTCACCGATGTCGACATCGAGGAATTGCAACAGGTCTATCACTTGCGCCTGGAGCTGGCGCTCCTCGTCGGCAAGCTTTCGCCGATCCCGCGCACGGCGGACGACCTCGACCGGATAAGGGCACTCATCGCGCGCTGCGATTCCGATGTGCTCAATCCCGACCAGCGCGCTTTCCTGCGCCTCAACATGGATTTTTTCTACGAGCTCACCGCGATGACCGGCAACCAGCCGCTGCGCGAGATCAGCGAGCGCCTGTATTTTCAGGTCGCGCGCGTCGTCCTGAAGATGATGCCGCAGTTGGGCCTTGTCGAGGAGTTCACTGCGTTCCGCCGCGAAATGGAAGAGGTGCTTGCCGCCGCCGAGATCGGCGACTGGGAGTCCATCGGGCACATAAGGCGAGCTCATATCTCGATGAGTTTTCGCCGCATGATGCGTCATGCAGGCGAGGTCAGCACGTCCGGCGAAACTCTGTAA
- the ehuC gene encoding ectoine/hydroxyectoine ABC transporter permease subunit EhuC translates to MGIRTLLAMLVVALVVIGALATQESYKVFMPGLLQGAVLTIEIAILGSLLAIVMGVLAALARMYGPAPLRWLATVYVEIFRGTSALVQLFWLFFVLPQFGVTLNAFLVAVLALGLNVGAYGSEVVRGAIQSVARGQWEACTALNMSRPQMLRRIILPQAFVAMIPPWGNLFIELLKSTALVSLITLSDLAFKAQQMNQNTFKTIPIFTLVLLMYLAMSLVVTIGMRLLERRASLGLARGKAA, encoded by the coding sequence ATGGGAATCCGTACGCTCCTTGCCATGCTGGTCGTCGCGCTTGTCGTGATCGGTGCCTTGGCAACACAGGAATCTTACAAAGTGTTTATGCCGGGACTGCTGCAAGGCGCGGTCCTGACGATCGAGATCGCTATCCTCGGCAGCCTGCTGGCAATTGTCATGGGCGTGCTGGCGGCGCTGGCAAGGATGTATGGCCCGGCGCCGCTCAGATGGCTGGCCACGGTCTATGTCGAGATCTTCCGCGGCACGTCGGCGCTGGTGCAATTGTTTTGGCTGTTTTTCGTGCTGCCGCAATTCGGTGTCACGCTCAACGCCTTTCTGGTTGCTGTCCTGGCGCTCGGCCTGAACGTTGGTGCTTACGGATCGGAAGTCGTGCGCGGCGCGATCCAGTCCGTTGCCCGCGGACAGTGGGAGGCGTGCACTGCATTGAACATGAGCCGCCCCCAGATGCTGCGCCGGATCATCCTGCCGCAGGCTTTCGTCGCCATGATTCCGCCTTGGGGCAATCTGTTCATCGAGCTTTTGAAATCGACAGCGCTGGTCTCGCTGATCACGCTGTCGGACCTCGCCTTCAAGGCGCAGCAAATGAACCAGAACACGTTCAAGACCATTCCGATCTTCACCCTCGTCCTGCTGATGTACCTGGCAATGTCGCTGGTTGTGACCATCGGCATGCGGCTTCTCGAAAGGCGGGCTTCGCTCGGACTGGCGCGGGGGAAGGCAGCATGA
- a CDS encoding L-rhamnose mutarotase, which translates to MQRMGMVLGLKPEKVTEYVRLHAAVWPEVLAMISACNIKNYSIYLKEPEHLLFSTFEYHGTDYAADMAKMAADPKTQEWWALCMPCQEPLPTRGEGEWWASMDEVFHHD; encoded by the coding sequence ATGCAGCGGATGGGAATGGTGCTCGGCCTCAAGCCGGAAAAGGTCACTGAATATGTGCGGCTTCACGCTGCCGTCTGGCCTGAAGTGCTTGCCATGATTTCCGCCTGCAACATCAAGAATTATTCGATCTATCTCAAGGAGCCGGAGCACCTTTTGTTCAGCACCTTCGAGTACCACGGCACCGACTATGCCGCCGACATGGCCAAGATGGCCGCCGATCCCAAGACGCAGGAATGGTGGGCGCTCTGCATGCCTTGCCAGGAGCCGCTGCCGACGCGCGGGGAAGGCGAGTGGTGGGCATCGATGGACGAAGTCTTCCATCATGACTGA
- a CDS encoding MaoC/PaaZ C-terminal domain-containing protein, with translation MEQTIYFEDYQIGSSRMTSGRTITETDFVVHAGHTGDFFPHHMDAEFMKTTPFGQRIAHGTLVFSVGVGLTANVINPVAFSYGYDRLRFIKPVFIGDTIKTRTTISAREDDPKRPDSGRVIERCEVINQHGDVVLVADHIYIVERRDKPNSASNSV, from the coding sequence ATGGAGCAGACGATTTACTTTGAAGACTACCAGATCGGCTCGTCGCGCATGACCAGCGGGCGCACCATCACCGAAACCGATTTCGTCGTCCACGCCGGCCATACCGGCGATTTTTTTCCTCACCACATGGACGCCGAGTTCATGAAGACGACGCCGTTCGGCCAGCGTATCGCTCATGGCACGCTGGTCTTCTCGGTCGGCGTCGGGCTGACGGCAAACGTTATCAACCCGGTCGCCTTCTCCTATGGCTATGACAGGTTGCGCTTCATCAAGCCGGTGTTCATCGGCGATACGATCAAGACCCGCACCACCATCTCGGCCAGGGAAGACGACCCCAAGCGGCCGGATTCGGGCCGGGTCATCGAACGCTGCGAGGTGATCAACCAGCATGGCGATGTGGTCCTAGTGGCCGACCACATCTACATCGTCGAGCGCCGCGACAAGCCGAACAGCGCTTCGAACTCAGTTTGA